The genomic region AATGACAGCAAATTGCCAGCTGAGGAATCCATAAGATCAATTCTCACTTACAAAGGTGTGGACATGAAAGCTAAAATTAATGGGGCAGAAGACACAGTATCTCCCCCAAATCCTAAAAGTGGTCAAGATTCATTTATATGCGGCGCTTCTCTTCTAATAGAAAGAACCACTACCGTGTGAAAATATGACATTGTGTCAAAAACTAAAAGGCTTCCATGTCATAGAGTATATCATATGTTAAGCTCTGGCCCTAATTTATTTTCACGAAATTATTGTTGCAAAACAGTAGTGCATGACATCTAGACATTTAGTACAGTGAAAGAAAATGATGAATGAAACAGACTATACATTAGCAACTCTTGAATACAGAGCTTTAAGCATATCATAAAGATTGTACGGGCTAGGAGGCAATTGCAACAGAACAAGATAGGAGGACTATTTACACGTTATTCCTTAATTATTACGAATAAACAAATATTGACCACAAATTTCAGGTTTAGTTATTCAACTTTCTATCATATAAATGGTTTATAACTTTTGATTATGCATATCAGAATTGGTACAAATTACTCTACTCACTTGAGTCTCAATGCTGATCATGTTATTTATCTGGTCATTTCATGTTGCCAATGTTTTGGAAGAAAAAGGTCATGGTGGGTGCAAGACAATGCAGAAGAGGATCAATAGCAAGTGTATTCTACATGGAATAATAGCCTACATGACTAAGATGGAGAAGCAGCATTACAAAACGAGGATGGCATTGTCTCCAGACAGGTTTCACTAGGAGGGCAGGATCAACAGAACAGCTGATGCCCACAAGCATTACTCTCTAAGCTCTTGGAAAGGATAAGTGTCTCCACCACCACTACTACTAATGCTCGTGGATGCTAAGTATTCCAGGATAGAAGTACAGAATCACATTCCAGGATAGAAGTACAGAATCACACGATATCTGTTAGGTGCTATTTAAGTACTAGAAGATGGTAAGACATCTGAACTTATGTATGTATTTTCTTTTATTGCAATTAATGTTAAAAGTGTTCTGATGTCTTCTACTTTTCCTTCCTTTCTTAAATCTAAACTTCTTATCCTAGGATACAGATTATCTGTTTTTCTTTTTGGCCTGACCTTCTGAAATCTATAATTCTTTCTGTTGTTCTATAGAATGACTGTTTCCAATCCTTGTTTTAGGCATTCTAATATAATTTGGATCATTCTCCAAACAAAACAAAACAAAACAACATCAAAGAAACAATGCCCAGATTCAAAAGGGTTGAATTGGGAAGCTTCTACCTCTTATGTTAAACCTTAAACCCTAAACCCTAAACTGGTAATGAATCAATATAAAGATACAGCATCCAATCACATAATCAAAGATACAATAGAAGACCCAGAATCAGAAACAAAGACCCAAAAGCCTCAAAACACAGAATCGAATTAAAGGTGAAAATTTGTGATACCCTTTTCGCCGAAGACTGAGATGTAGTTGCTCCACAGTACTGAACTTCACTAAAAAGATTGGGACTTTTACAATTGCGCGCGATAAAGTTAGCTTCTTGTACTCGGGTTTCTTGTTTGACCCGGTTTGGATATCGGGTTTGTTTCAGGACCCGGTTGGTTGGAACTTGGAAGGGCCCAAATAGAAAAGTTCTGTAATTTTACATTTTCATAATTTCGTCATTAATCATTAATGTTTTCTCTGTCAAATGAGAATTAGGTCCATATGCTCTATGCTGCCTAAAACGAAACAATTATAATCACCGGATTACATTTCATGATGGCCGAAAAGGGAGGAGTCGACACATTCTCCCTTTTGCATACTAGAGAAATTCTATACCAACTATTAACATTTACATAAAACTGGTGAAGTTATAGAGAAATTTCAGCTAGTCTTCATCATCATGGCAACTACAGCTACTGTGTTCATTGCACCTTAAATGTTACAAAAGTCATACCAGAACGGCAGAACTTAACCTTAAGCAATCATACAAACACAGTTGTGTTCATGATGATCATCAATCCGATTTGTACAAAAGTAAGACTGAAAGTGAAATTTATACATGTTAGCGGAATGAAAGAGAACCTCGGCCTAAACAATACCAGAGACATCTTAATATGGTGTCTAATCAGTTTGTTTTTCACAAGTTTTTGCAAAGCTTGTATAGTTGCAAAATAAGCCGAAGTACTTATCCATGATACACGAGTTGTCCAGTCTCCTCTCACTTGTGAAAAGCCTTCAGAGGGTCATTAGGGTCAATATCAGCTATAAGCGGGAGATCGACTGGTAAACTTTCTAGACTCAATCCTTCATCCCTTAGCTTTGCAACCACTTCCTCGAAAACGAGTCTGTTTCCCCGTGGAGCAAGGTGCAAACCATCCCTGCATTCCAATCAAGAAAAGTCTTATCATATGTTCATATGGATTTCAAAGCAATTCACCAGTGCCTACACAATTAACGGAACACAAGATGATCAAATGAGCTGGTGTTTATTGTAGAGAAATTATCGATAATCAGGCTTGACGTGTACACAAAACATCACTAACATAATTGAGAGAGAGACCTTAGATGAGCTTTCTGCCAGTCAGGAAACTGCTGCATTTTGGTCCAGAGATCAATTACTGGGAGACCACTTTCTCGAGCTACAGCAACACATGCCTCAGCAAAAGCACCAGCAGCTTCATTTGTCCTCTCAGGCTGATTCAATGGATTCTCAATATAGGGAAACCTGTATCCAAAAAGATATATATTGAAAAAAAATGCTTTAAATTGGCGGGTTGATTTGATATCTTTAACATATGATTTGAAGAATCAAAGAACAACGAAAATAAATGAACATGTGTGACAATGAAACTAAAAACAAGATAAGTAGTAGATGCATACAGAAGGCGTGCTTCTTCATCAATAGGAGGAGGTGTGATGAGAATAATGTGAGTAGTAGGCCATTGCTTCTGAAAGCCAAGAGAAAAGAAAGTGTTAAAATATGTAGATAGCCCAAAATGAAAAGGCAAACACAGAGTAGCATGAATATTGGTGATCTGACTAAAGAAAACAACTATGATTGTCTCTGCAAAGCTATGAAATACATGTATTTCATGAACCACCCAATAATGGTCGCAATGTTGCACACATGAAGTGTATAGAAGCCTAAGCAACTTGCCAGAATCTGTGAATAGATCATACACGCCACTTAAAGGTTATGAGTTATGACAAGCCAATGCTGATCATATAGAAGTAATGAACCCACATTGCTTTATACTTGCTGGACTGACTCTGTACCTACGAGTAGTCAAATTTAGAATATAATTAATTGATCGCACAAATTTGATGTCAAAAATATCAACTTATTTACGGAGTATTTCCATGGTGGAAAACGTAAAAAAAATTAGTACATTGCTTCATTCCAATTTGATTTAAAATCTTATGCCTCTTTGAAGAAACACTCCTTCGTAAAAGAGTTTCTCAGATCAAAGAATTACACACTTCAAAATACCATTACTCTAAACCATTTTCTAAATTTGCCTACGCATGCGGAGATCAAAGCGTTTAACTCATACTAGGCAACTTCAAAACCAATTCCAAAATGCTCACATCATCAATGTGGAATCCAGGACCACTGAACCCTATAGGTTTTGTATGTTAGAAAGACACCTGAATAAAAGAACCAGATTCACCCTTATCTAGTGGCAATATATTCCCAGATTGTTGACCAGTAGAATATCAAAGAACGTTACTTCACCTAAGACTACTGGAAGTACATCTCCATAGACAAGAACATGAAAGTAGACTGCTTTAAAAATGATTGCAACTACTTCCTTGGTTCCTTGCATGCATCACACACTCTACTTGCTTGTTAAAGATGGAGACTGAGCTTTGATACTCTTCTCCCCTAGTTTTTCTTTTCCCTGAATTTCAGATGATAAAACTCAATGCCAAAGAAAAATCAACCAACACAGTAACACCTAGGTGTCAGATTCACTTGCACCACTGATAAGATCATAAGATATTGAAAAGATCATAGGTCCCTGAACTATTTTGCTAGAAGAGTCTTGAGCTTGTGAAAAAGAAGCATCTCAACTCTACACTGTCACATGTCCTTACCCGAATACTATCCAAAATGAAGTCTGAAAAACCCCCATGGCCATGATTCTAAGAATTCTCACGAGTCATGACAGGGAATTGAACAGAAGTACGACCAAAATCCTTTAAGCAAGCTGAAGGGACGGATTGCAAGTATAATTTAAAGCTATGTCATATGATAAACCCCCCAAACATTAGAAATCAATAAGAAAACAACAAATGATTTCAGAGACACAAAACAACGAGGACCTAAAGGCAAACAAAACCAACCAACCAACCAAATGCTCGGCTTCAGCTAATTGAACAGTACATTCCAACAAATCCACATTTTCTATAAAGTACCAAACTTTTAGCCTTTTAGGGTCCCAGGTTCCAATTCATGAAAAAGCAGATCAACTCCCAGGTACTATACAATCCCTATACATCTATGTACTATACAATCCCTATACATCTATGTATGTGGCAGATATTACTATATGATCAATAGGTCACAAGTGTGCAAATCATAGTACAATGAGCTCATAATTCCTCAGATTTTGAGAAAGAAGAAACTTTTTCCCCAAACAAGAACCCAGTTCTTCTTGTAGTTCTAAGTCAAACGACAAAATCACAACCCTTCTTCATCATCATCATCATCGAATTTTTCTCCAACTCTAACACACATCATCATTTGGATTGGTTTGGTTTATAGACACCCCTCTAAACCAGCTAGTTTGCAAACTAATCCAAATAAGCTGAAATTTGCCCCAAAAAAGAAGTTCCTTCACAATAAACAAAGATAGAAGATACCTTAAGGAAGGAGACAATGGAGCGGAGGTTGTGCTTGTACTCGTCAAGCGGCACATGCTGAAAACCAGAGCATCTATCGGGAAGGCAAGCGTCATTAGCGCCAAAGAAGACGGTGACAGCTAACGGCACTTCACCGCCGCCGTCTTGACTCCCCGGAAAAACCCTCTCCAGGACCATCTCAGCCCACCTAGTGTTGTACCCGCTATAACCTCTCAGCACCACATCAACCTATCTCCATCACACAAAACGATCAAAGGCTGTAACTAACCTAGGGTAAATCAAGACTCAAGAGAGTAACAAGGTGAAAACAGAAACCGTTTTTACATTGCGAGAGAAATGGTGGGCAAGAGAAGCACCCCAGCCACCGTCGCCAAACGACTCCTCCGTGATCGAATCACCGAAAAGGTAAATCTTCGGCCTCATGATGTCTTTGCTTCTTTCAGAACACCAACTACCAGTTCTCTGTGTGTCTCTTTCTCTCAAGTTTCACGTGGCATGCAAATATAGAAACGAGGGGTTAGCTATTTATATACGATCTGATCTGGTCGCGTTTGAATTGATTAATGGAATTACACCAACCAGAGCCAAAGGGTCTGGTTCTGGTAAAACTATGTATTTACTGGGAGTATCCACTAGTATATTGCCGGTCATATTGCTTGCTGACATGACTGCCCAAGACTTTTCATCATATTTGACTAGGACTACTGGGATGATGGGCGGTCTCTTTCTTTCGTGGGCTCAACTCTCTAGTATAATGTAAGCAATGAGTGGCTATCTGATCAGATCTCAGGCTCAGCCGCAGCAATAATGCACTATGGAATCATGAACGATGAACCGTATCGATTCAGCCGCCGGTATTGCCTTGCTTTAACCACACTCTTCCAGTTCTGGATTGCAATCACCGTAGATGGCTTCAAAGACCAGAAGAAGTATATTCATTACACAAACAAAGCTCTTCCGGTTCCAGTTAGCTAGAGTAAGTAGAGTGAAGATGAATGATCCGAAAATAACACACGACACTTGAGAAACTGCACCACCAAGTTCATTGTTTGGGACTAAAATGCTAATAATAGCACTACGATCTATCACTTTAATACTCTGCTTAGTTACATAGTTACGAATGTAACTTTATAAGCTTGGAGACGAGCTACGAAGCTGGATCTATAGAGATATAAGAGGAGAATGAGATTAGTGCTATTATTGATTTGGAGGGCAAAATGAGATCGCCTAACAAAAGCTATGATAATTTATTTATTTTGCTTATGACAGAACCATGAAATTATTTCTTATCACTGACAGATCGAAGCAAGGAGGTAGCTAGTATTGATGCATGTATGCATGTAATCTAACGCAGTTTCACATGAAATTGATTATCAGAAGTCATGTTCATGGGGTTGGGGACCTATTAGGGCACTTCATATGTATTTTTTTTTTTTTTTTTGTAAACGGGCACTTCCTATAATTATGCCACAAGAGAATTATTCTTGCTTTTCTAATCCCTCTTTTTGACTGAATCAATTACACAATTCCTACACGTTCCCAGTAATCCTTGCAGATCCATCTTCGTTTAGTATTTAACTGGGTCCCTTTAAAAGCAACAGCAGAATTGCAGATGATCGATTGAAATGATAATCAAGTAATAATGCAGAGCGTGCACACATGTACCTTCTCTCTTCGGATTATTAGAAAGAATCAATTGTTAATTTGTAACACTAAACTAAACCAAATTTGGTTTCATTTCATTGAGAATTTGAGATCCATGTGTCACACCTGTAGAGATCGAAGTCCTTTTTCTTTTTCTTTTTCTTTTTTTCATTTTTTTTGGGTATTCTAAAGTCTGGTTCGATCGATAGCTTTCTGAGCATTTAGAGGATCAACAGCATGATTAAGGAAGGCCTTTTTGTCAAGTTAAAGGATTACTATTTGCACGCCCACAAAGATACTGTAGTTGCATCATATATAACCCAGTTATAATTATGGAATTAGGTAAATATTGCATAAATATAATGTTTTTTGTCCAGGAAAACTGAATTTGAAACTTTGAAATGAGATGCTTGGATACATCTTACACTGAAAACTTATAAATGGTCGTGGTCGGTCGGTTATAACACATAAAGAAATAAGGAAAAATGTCCGTTTAGTACTAATTGTAACCTTTTATTGCTCATTCCAATGACAATTTTTTATATGAGTCTATTTGAATAAAAGTAAACTTTTTTTATGCCTAAGTAGCCAAATATTTACTAAAGTCTTAATAAACTATATTATTTTAAGACTATTTTGCCTTCCACCTCTTCAACATTAAAAAACTTGGCCGGAACCTCGGACTCCGGTCACACACCGCCGGACTCCGGTCACTGAAATTTCCCATGTAACCAGTTATTGACCCCCAATAACCAGTTAATGACCCCTAATAACCAGTTACTAACCCCCAGTAACCAGTTACTGACCCCTAGTAATCAGTTACTGACCCCTAATAATCGTGTTACTAACCTCTAATAATCAATTATTGATCTCCAATAAATTACTTATTTTAGCTTATTAATGTAATACAAAAAAAGATTTACAAAAAAATAATCGAATTACTGACCTTAATAATCGAGTTACTGACCCCAATAACTTTTAGTTTTCAGTTACTGACACCCTATAATCACGTAGTTTTCAGTTACTGACAACCAGTAATTACTTACTGACACCTAGTAATCACTTACTGACACCCAGTAATCACTTATTAATTCTCAATAATCATGTTACAAACCTCAAATAATAACTTACTGGCCCCAACAATCATTTATCAATCCTCAATAATCACTTACTGACCTCAATATTCGAATGTAAGGATAAAAAAAAAAACAAAAAAACAAAACTAACTGACTTGAACTGGGCACCCATATTTCTTCTCTAGGCACTCACCTTCCCTGACGGCCTCCTAAACCCTAAACCATCATCAATCTCGGCACGAAACCAGCCCATCCCCGAAGCACTCTTGCCCAGTCTCAATGAAGATGAAAGATGAGCTAGGTAGCAGAGGCAAACGGCGCTGCCGGACTCCTCCGTCGAAGAGAACGAGTCGCAGCACTTAGATGCCGACGAGTCGGAGAGGTTTTTCAGCGGCGATGCCACGTAGAAGCGGCATGGTGAGAACCAGACTAGCTCGTCGGTGCAAGAGGATGGCGGCGAATCTCCGGCTACCTTGGTCGTAGAGAGAGAGAGAGAGAGAGAGAGAGAGAGAGAGAGAGAGAGAGAGAGAGAGAGAGAGAGAGAGAGAGAGAGAGAGAGAGAGNNNNNNNNNNNNNNNNNNNNGAGAGAGAGAGATAAGATTTGTGTGATTTAGTTACACAAGGTAATAACGTCTTTTTCTCAAGAATAATTAGAATGAGCACAAAGATAAGACTTTAATTGGAATGGGCTTTAGTTTTCAAATATTTAGGCATTAAGGCATTTTCCCAAAAAATAATAAACAAGTTACACATTACACTATTCGTGATATGATATTTCTCTAATTCCGATATTGTGGATATCGTTTTCATAGTCGAAAAAGAAAACAAATTTGTTAGGTTTGATAGGAGAATGTCCATCAACCCCACTTGGTTTGTCAATCATACTCAGGTCTATAAATATTGAATAGTGCCACCAAAGTTGGATTTGCTAAGAAAATGGCACCAATTAGTTTGCAATTTACATACCTTTAATTTGTACGTATGACGTCGGATTACAACTATCATATATAGTTTCATGAAAGTCACTCGATTAATAAGAAAGTAAAAGGCATTGCTCGAATGATCCATAATCCACTCAATTAGTCTTATTGAAGGATGAGGAAGCAAATGGAAGCTGTTTTCATATCCCCACAACGAAGAAAACGTTTCCT from Fragaria vesca subsp. vesca linkage group LG3, FraVesHawaii_1.0, whole genome shotgun sequence harbors:
- the LOC101314063 gene encoding GDSL esterase/lipase At5g45920-like; amino-acid sequence: MRPKIYLFGDSITEESFGDGGWGASLAHHFSRNVDVVLRGYSGYNTRWAEMVLERVFPGSQDGGGEVPLAVTVFFGANDACLPDRCSGFQHVPLDEYKHNLRSIVSFLKKQWPTTHIILITPPPIDEEARLLFPYIENPLNQPERTNEAAGAFAEACVAVARESGLPVIDLWTKMQQFPDWQKAHLRDGLHLAPRGNRLVFEEVVAKLRDEGLSLESLPVDLPLIADIDPNDPLKAFHK